Proteins encoded in a region of the Corynebacterium genitalium ATCC 33030 genome:
- a CDS encoding alpha/beta hydrolase, whose translation MNATLSVRRAVVALVTAFAAAMMLLVATPEADANPRGWLRPDATGHCTWDPVKYWVQRCDVYSPAMGRNIPVQIRPAARGGNAGLYLLDGLRATEQTNAWVHDVNAAAVYENANITLVMPIGGEGSFYADWQHDPKYGGGKPYKWETFLTRELPGYLQRHFGVSPTNNSVIGLSMGGTAAMNLAAKNPQQFRQVLSFSGYLTTTLPGMQTMLRVALLDAGGYNLNAMHGSMVNPERFANDPFLNMNGLRGKDIYISAGPGIPGPQDAKYPNDQKLAGAGLEFGAMVTTRVWEAKARAEGLNVTSDYPPNGLHNWDQFGSQLYKTKGRVLNHMNAW comes from the coding sequence ATGAACGCGACTCTTTCCGTGCGCCGCGCTGTGGTGGCGCTTGTCACGGCATTCGCTGCCGCGATGATGCTGCTCGTTGCCACCCCCGAGGCTGACGCGAACCCGCGCGGTTGGCTGCGCCCCGACGCAACCGGCCACTGCACGTGGGACCCGGTGAAGTACTGGGTGCAGCGCTGCGACGTGTACTCCCCGGCCATGGGCCGTAACATCCCGGTGCAGATCCGCCCGGCTGCCCGCGGCGGCAACGCTGGCCTGTACCTGCTCGACGGCCTGCGCGCCACCGAGCAGACGAACGCTTGGGTGCACGACGTCAACGCTGCGGCCGTCTACGAGAACGCCAACATCACCCTGGTCATGCCGATCGGCGGCGAAGGCTCCTTCTACGCTGACTGGCAGCACGACCCGAAGTACGGGGGCGGCAAGCCCTACAAGTGGGAGACCTTCCTGACCCGTGAGCTGCCGGGCTACCTGCAGCGCCACTTCGGTGTCTCCCCGACGAACAACTCCGTCATCGGCCTGTCCATGGGTGGCACCGCGGCGATGAACCTTGCGGCGAAGAACCCGCAGCAGTTCCGCCAGGTCCTGTCCTTCTCCGGCTACCTGACCACGACGCTGCCGGGCATGCAGACCATGCTGCGTGTGGCGCTGCTCGACGCTGGCGGGTACAACCTCAACGCTATGCACGGCTCCATGGTCAACCCGGAGCGCTTCGCCAACGACCCGTTCTTGAACATGAACGGTCTGCGCGGCAAGGACATCTACATCTCCGCCGGACCGGGCATCCCGGGACCGCAGGACGCGAAGTACCCGAATGACCAGAAGCTGGCGGGTGCCGGCCTGGAGTTCGGTGCGATGGTGACCACCCGCGTGTGGGAAGCGAAGGCTCGAGCCGAGGGCCTGAACGTCACCTCGGATTACCCGCCGAACGGTCTGCACAACTGGGACCAGTTCGGTAGCCAGCTGTACAAGACCAAGGGCCGTGTGCTGAACCACATGAACGCCTGGTAA